Proteins from a genomic interval of Maylandia zebra isolate NMK-2024a linkage group LG15, Mzebra_GT3a, whole genome shotgun sequence:
- the aig1 gene encoding androgen-induced gene 1 protein: protein MALIPSQVLRVAILLSYFSILCHYKALDMPAHQTYGGSWKFLTFIDLVIQAVFFGLCVLIDVSSLLTKGGDSREQERQLRKLIGLRDWMMAVLAFPVGAFVVFTFWSLYLYDRELVYPKLLDNFIPQWLNHGMHTTVLPFIIIEMRTTHHRYPSRLWGLAAVCCFGVGYILWTCWVHQVTGVWVYPVLERIAPVARVAFFSAMMAVIGVFYVLGEILNSYIWEKPHTEKVKGE, encoded by the exons ATGGCGCTGATCCCCTCGCAGGTTCTCCGGGTCGCCATCCTGCTGTCTTATTTCTCCATCCTGTGCCACTACAAAGCCTTAGACATGCCGGCACACCAGACCTACGGAGGCAGCTGGAAGTTTCTCACCTTCATCGACCTG GTGATCCAGGCGGTGTTTTTCGGATTGTGTGTCCTGATCGATGTGTCCAGTCTGCTGACTAAGGGAGGCGACAGCAGGGAGCAGGAGCGGCAGCTGAGAAAGCTGATTGGCCTGCGAGACTGGATGATGGCCGTCCTGGCCTTCCCTGTCGGAGCG ttTGTGGTGTTTACTTTCTGGAGCCTCTACCTGTATGACAGAGAACTGGTCTACCCCAAATTACTGGACAACTTCATTCCTCAGTGGCTCAACCACGGCATG CACACCACTGTCCTTCCCTTCATCATCATCGAGATGCGGACCACCCACCATCGGTATCCCAGCAGGTTGTGGGGTCTGGCGGCGGTGTGCTGCTTCGGTGTGGGATATATCCTCTG GACATGTTGGGTGCACCAGGTGACGGGCGTGTGGGTGTACCCGGTGCTGGAGCGCATCGCACCCGTAGCTCGAGTCGCCTTCTTCAGTGCAATGATGGCAGTAATTGGTGTCTTCTATGTCCTCGGAGAAATCCTCAACAGCTACATCTGGGAGAAACCACACACAg aaaaggtcaaaggtgaGTGA